Proteins encoded together in one uncultured Desulfosarcina sp. window:
- a CDS encoding glycosyltransferase: protein MSSLKKLRIRNIDVITPIYPLQMAPERGIFVETLVKQWQSLGVDVNVISPISLPDLIRFCFKKNVYTNIEAKKIERPLYVSIGNRKIGQIDMHSLSRRIFINAALRRIKHLEVPDVYYGKFFLRGGVVAMLAGMSANRPAFADMGESNLSKQLPDNSKSWLKHVLQSLTGIVCVSYRLHDEIVKLGANPNKILVLPNEADRSQFKPLNRNDCRQKLGLPEGAFIVAFTGHFIERKGPLRVLQAIRTAASDNVYGVFFGQGPQKPAGPQVLHAGPIHNEELPTWLNAANVFVLPTTAEGSCNAICEAVSCGLPIISSDIPDIREQLNDENAILVDPFDISAIAEAINIIQSDPEHQKRGIKLVKSESQSNLPTGQRAKMIYEWMVSRL, encoded by the coding sequence ATGAGTTCTTTAAAGAAATTAAGAATTAGGAACATTGATGTTATTACACCAATTTACCCTCTACAAATGGCCCCTGAAAGAGGAATATTTGTAGAAACTCTCGTAAAGCAATGGCAGTCTTTAGGCGTTGACGTAAATGTTATCTCTCCAATTTCTTTGCCTGACCTCATACGTTTCTGCTTTAAAAAAAATGTATATACTAATATTGAAGCAAAGAAAATTGAAAGACCTCTCTATGTTTCTATAGGAAATCGAAAGATAGGTCAAATTGACATGCATTCGTTATCGCGCCGTATTTTCATAAATGCAGCATTAAGAAGAATTAAACATCTTGAGGTTCCAGATGTCTATTATGGAAAATTTTTTCTTCGTGGTGGTGTTGTAGCAATGTTGGCCGGAATGTCAGCCAACAGACCTGCGTTTGCGGATATGGGAGAATCCAATCTATCTAAACAACTGCCAGATAATTCGAAATCATGGTTGAAGCATGTATTGCAATCTCTGACCGGGATTGTATGCGTTTCGTATCGGCTACACGACGAAATTGTTAAACTTGGGGCCAATCCTAATAAAATACTTGTACTTCCGAATGAGGCTGACCGCAGTCAGTTTAAACCTTTGAATCGAAACGATTGCCGGCAAAAACTTGGGTTGCCCGAAGGCGCCTTTATAGTAGCATTCACCGGGCACTTTATCGAACGCAAAGGACCGCTTCGTGTTTTGCAAGCTATTCGAACAGCGGCCTCTGACAATGTGTATGGAGTTTTTTTTGGACAAGGTCCGCAAAAACCCGCTGGACCTCAAGTGTTGCATGCGGGTCCCATTCATAATGAAGAATTGCCTACGTGGTTGAATGCAGCGAATGTGTTCGTTCTGCCAACAACAGCCGAGGGGAGTTGTAATGCGATTTGCGAGGCAGTTAGTTGCGGACTGCCAATTATTTCATCAGATATACCCGATATACGGGAGCAACTTAACGACGAGAATGCTATATTAGTTGATCCTTTTGACATCAGTGCCATAGCTGAAGCTATCAACATCATTCAATCCGATCCAGAACACCAAAAGCGCGGTATAAAATTGGTGAAATCAGAGAGCCAATCGAATTTACCGACTGGACAAAGAGCCAAAATGATTTATGAATGGATGGTTTCTCGTCTTTAG
- the istB gene encoding IS21-like element helper ATPase IstB yields MDQLIADRLQDNLKRLKLTQAAEMLETVVAKAESDKDSYLSFLDQLLEEEVAAKEKRRVQTAMKTAGLPSAKTIEEYDFTFHPKLNKKEVMALFDLDFIGKQENVIFLGPPGVGKTHLAISLAIKACHHGFKVYFTTMDTLMRKLKEPQSRHKAYLTSALVVVDEVGYLPIDTKEAYLFFQFVSYRYERSSTLITSNKSFGDWQELFGEQVIATAILDRLLHHCRVVNIKGHSYRLRGHSFSKNDFATVGSSGLADVDGKTENQ; encoded by the coding sequence ATGGATCAACTGATCGCCGACCGCCTCCAGGACAACCTCAAACGGCTCAAGCTCACCCAGGCCGCCGAGATGCTCGAAACCGTGGTCGCCAAAGCCGAGTCCGACAAGGACTCTTATCTGTCTTTTCTGGATCAGCTGCTGGAAGAGGAAGTCGCCGCCAAGGAAAAACGGCGCGTACAGACCGCCATGAAGACCGCCGGGCTGCCATCGGCCAAGACCATCGAAGAGTACGATTTTACCTTTCACCCCAAGCTGAACAAAAAGGAGGTGATGGCCCTTTTCGATCTGGATTTCATCGGCAAACAGGAGAACGTGATTTTCCTGGGACCGCCGGGCGTTGGCAAAACCCATCTGGCCATATCGCTGGCGATCAAGGCCTGCCATCACGGGTTCAAGGTCTACTTCACCACCATGGACACCCTGATGAGGAAACTCAAAGAGCCCCAGTCCCGGCACAAGGCATATCTGACTTCGGCCCTGGTGGTAGTCGATGAAGTCGGGTACCTGCCCATCGACACGAAGGAGGCGTATCTGTTCTTTCAGTTCGTCTCTTATCGCTACGAGCGATCATCGACGCTGATCACCTCCAACAAGAGCTTCGGGGACTGGCAAGAGTTGTTCGGCGAGCAGGTCATCGCCACCGCGATCCTCGACCGGCTGCTGCATCACTGCCGGGTGGTCAACATCAAGGGGCACAGCTATCGGCTCCGCGGGCACAGTTTTTCAAAGAACGATTTCGCCACGGTCGGTTCCTCAGGGTTGGCCGACGTGGATGGGAAGACGGAGAATCAATGA